In a single window of the Agromyces sp. H17E-10 genome:
- the rdgB gene encoding RdgB/HAM1 family non-canonical purine NTP pyrophosphatase has product MAALEVVLATHNAHKVGEFQRILGARMPGLTVLPYDGPSPVEDGTSFAENALIKARAAAAHTGRIALADDSGITVDVMGGAPGIFSARWAGHRAGDEENVRLLLAQLGDVRRPNRGAAFHCTIALVVPAGLIRDAAANAAADEEFVAEGLWRGSLAYEPRGSHGFGYDPVFEPEGHEVTAAELLPEQKNAISHRARAFEALIPELERVAASVVG; this is encoded by the coding sequence ATGGCCGCGCTCGAGGTCGTGCTCGCGACCCACAACGCGCACAAGGTCGGCGAGTTCCAGCGCATCCTCGGTGCGCGCATGCCCGGGCTCACCGTGCTCCCGTACGACGGGCCCTCGCCCGTGGAGGACGGCACGAGCTTCGCCGAGAACGCACTCATCAAGGCGCGTGCCGCGGCCGCGCACACCGGGCGCATCGCGCTCGCCGACGACTCGGGCATCACGGTCGACGTGATGGGCGGGGCGCCCGGCATCTTCTCGGCGCGCTGGGCCGGCCACCGCGCCGGCGACGAGGAGAACGTGCGGCTGCTGCTCGCGCAGCTCGGCGACGTGCGCCGGCCGAACCGCGGTGCGGCGTTCCACTGCACGATCGCGCTCGTGGTGCCCGCGGGCCTGATCCGGGATGCCGCTGCGAATGCCGCGGCCGACGAGGAGTTCGTGGCCGAGGGGCTGTGGCGGGGCTCGCTCGCCTACGAGCCGCGCGGCTCGCACGGCTTCGGGTACGACCCGGTGTTCGAGCCCGAGGGCCACGAGGTGACGGCGGCCGAGCTGCTGCCCGAGCAGAAGAACGCGATCAGCCACCGGGCTCGGGCGTTCGAGGCGCTCATCCCTGAGCTCGAGCGGGTCGCCGCCTCGGTGGTCGGGTAG
- a CDS encoding erythromycin esterase family protein has protein sequence MEPPSRVVGAALHPVRTVEPDGDDFADLAPLGELIGGARVVALGESMHRVHEFLALRHRVFRYLSLHHGFTALALESGFAEGLLVQRWIDGDDEGSAAEVARAGMTYHFGDCEESEALLDAMRTDGAARYYGLDVGASGAGGARPILEIVRLLDRVDPGYAAVVRTGVLPLFDYLPDDDGGIAWAAPALHAYLALPGDRRDAITAGIARLASRIDALWPQYAETAGAEAAWTLRRLADTARLGDGFLTAMIERSAGGITPSSTRDALMARSVEALLEREERILVVAANGHIQRSPMLAPPFVTEPYPTLGTHLAASLGDGYVPIATTFGSGEVWLHRPRPDGRPGHSVPFTDWLDAATPDSLDALLAAAGVPLGLVGWRGLDDDAPLSRLLDRTRSTMNGDGEIRSTPRTAFDGAIHVDRISPWRTVLTDEG, from the coding sequence ATGGAACCACCCTCTCGCGTCGTCGGCGCAGCACTGCATCCGGTCCGCACGGTCGAGCCCGACGGCGACGACTTCGCGGATCTCGCCCCGCTGGGTGAGCTCATCGGCGGCGCGCGCGTCGTCGCGCTCGGCGAGAGCATGCATCGCGTGCACGAGTTCCTCGCGCTGCGGCATCGGGTCTTCCGGTACCTGTCGCTGCACCATGGCTTCACCGCGCTCGCGCTCGAGTCGGGGTTCGCCGAGGGACTGCTCGTCCAGCGGTGGATCGACGGCGACGACGAGGGGTCGGCGGCCGAGGTCGCGCGTGCGGGCATGACCTACCACTTCGGCGACTGCGAGGAGTCCGAGGCGCTGCTCGACGCCATGCGCACCGATGGTGCCGCGCGGTACTACGGCCTCGACGTCGGTGCCTCGGGCGCGGGCGGCGCCCGTCCGATCCTCGAGATCGTGCGCCTCCTCGACCGAGTCGATCCCGGGTACGCGGCGGTCGTGCGCACCGGCGTCCTACCACTGTTCGACTACCTTCCCGACGACGACGGCGGGATCGCCTGGGCTGCCCCGGCATTGCACGCCTACTTGGCGTTGCCGGGCGACCGCCGGGATGCGATCACCGCGGGAATCGCTCGACTCGCCTCCCGGATCGACGCGCTCTGGCCGCAGTACGCCGAGACCGCCGGCGCCGAGGCGGCCTGGACGCTGCGACGCCTCGCCGATACCGCTCGGCTCGGCGACGGCTTCCTCACGGCGATGATCGAACGTTCCGCGGGCGGGATCACTCCGTCGAGCACGCGCGACGCGCTCATGGCCCGCAGCGTCGAAGCGCTGCTCGAACGCGAGGAGCGGATCCTCGTCGTCGCTGCGAACGGCCACATCCAGCGTTCCCCGATGCTCGCGCCGCCGTTCGTCACCGAACCGTACCCGACGCTGGGTACGCACCTGGCCGCGTCGCTCGGCGACGGCTACGTGCCGATCGCGACGACGTTCGGCAGCGGGGAGGTCTGGCTGCACCGGCCGCGCCCCGACGGGCGACCGGGGCATTCGGTACCGTTCACTGACTGGCTCGACGCGGCGACGCCCGACAGCCTCGACGCGCTCCTCGCGGCGGCCGGGGTCCCGCTCGGTCTGGTCGGCTGGCGCGGGCTCGACGACGACGCGCCGCTCTCGCGACTCCTCGACCGAACGCGATCGACGATGAACGGTGACGGCGAGATCCGCTCGACACCGCGGACGGCCTTCGACGGCGCGATCCACGTCGACCGGATCAGCCCCTGGCGCACGGTGCTCACCGACGAGGGGTGA
- a CDS encoding cation diffusion facilitator family transporter codes for MTHDHAHDHAATANRTRLWIAIAIIGAFVIVQVVGGLLSGSLALLADAGHMTSDLIGLVVALVAAFVAARPATDRQTYGFRRAEVFGALINGVILIVVAVTVTIGAIGRLVSGAEGEAHEVQGGMMLVIAVVGLVANIAAMLVLRGGAKDSINLRGAYLEVLGDTIGSALVIVAAIVILVTGWDAADPIASLGIAVLIVPRALSLLRDVVRVLSEGAPADTDVAEIRDHLLGTTGVVAVHDIHVWQITSGQPVFTAHVEVEPKVFEEGRTGALLDELGGCLSEHFDVAHSTFQLEPAGRAEQEQGSHC; via the coding sequence ATGACCCACGATCACGCCCACGACCACGCCGCGACCGCGAACCGCACCCGACTCTGGATCGCGATCGCGATCATCGGCGCGTTCGTGATCGTGCAGGTCGTCGGCGGCCTGCTGAGCGGGTCGCTCGCCCTGCTCGCCGACGCCGGACACATGACGAGCGATCTCATCGGCCTCGTCGTCGCGCTCGTTGCCGCATTCGTGGCCGCCAGGCCGGCGACCGATCGGCAGACCTACGGGTTCCGCCGGGCCGAGGTGTTCGGGGCGCTCATCAACGGCGTCATCCTCATCGTCGTCGCGGTCACCGTCACGATCGGCGCAATCGGACGGCTCGTCTCGGGTGCCGAGGGCGAGGCGCACGAGGTGCAGGGCGGCATGATGCTCGTGATCGCGGTCGTCGGGCTCGTCGCGAACATCGCCGCGATGCTCGTGCTGCGCGGCGGTGCGAAGGACTCGATCAACCTGCGCGGCGCCTACCTCGAGGTGCTCGGCGACACGATCGGCTCGGCACTCGTGATCGTCGCGGCGATCGTGATCCTCGTCACCGGCTGGGACGCCGCCGACCCCATCGCATCCCTCGGCATCGCAGTGCTCATCGTGCCGCGCGCACTGTCGCTCCTGCGCGACGTGGTGCGGGTGCTCAGCGAGGGCGCGCCGGCCGACACCGACGTCGCCGAGATCCGCGACCACCTGCTCGGCACCACGGGCGTCGTCGCCGTGCACGACATCCACGTCTGGCAGATCACGTCGGGGCAGCCCGTGTTCACCGCTCACGTCGAGGTCGAGCCGAAGGTCTTCGAGGAGGGACGCACGGGCGCGCTCCTCGACGAACTCGGCGGATGCCTCAGCGAGCACTTCGACGTCGCGCATTCGACCTTCCAGCTCGAGCCCGCGGGCCGGGCGGAGCAGGAGCAGGGCTCGCACTGCTGA
- a CDS encoding DedA family protein: MVHTALIPWLDPETIIASAGPWALLVVCAIIFAETGLLVGFLLPGDTLLVISGLLSHPLDGSPDGVFGISVWWVALLIGVAAFIGGEVGYYIGHKAGPAIFERKESGLFSVKNVERTNAFFDRFGGITIILARFVPIVRTFAPVAAGVGHMNKWMYTLYNFIGAVLWGFGLTMFGYAIGFIPPVATFVQNYIDLILLAAVGGTAVVTLWHYLRERSKAKKAAAAGADVVTDEAEAAQLVLDADVFDRGPKHDER, from the coding sequence ATGGTCCACACCGCCCTCATCCCGTGGCTCGACCCCGAGACGATCATCGCCTCGGCCGGGCCATGGGCCCTGCTCGTCGTGTGCGCGATCATCTTCGCCGAGACCGGCCTGCTCGTCGGCTTCCTGCTGCCCGGCGACACGCTGCTCGTCATCTCGGGCCTGCTCTCGCACCCCCTCGACGGCTCGCCCGACGGCGTGTTCGGCATCAGCGTGTGGTGGGTGGCGCTCCTCATCGGGGTCGCCGCGTTCATCGGCGGCGAGGTGGGCTACTACATCGGCCACAAGGCGGGCCCAGCGATCTTCGAACGCAAGGAGTCCGGGCTCTTCAGCGTCAAGAACGTCGAACGCACGAACGCCTTCTTCGACCGGTTCGGCGGGATCACGATCATCCTCGCCCGCTTCGTGCCGATCGTGCGCACCTTCGCCCCCGTCGCCGCGGGCGTCGGCCACATGAACAAGTGGATGTACACCCTCTACAACTTCATCGGCGCCGTGCTCTGGGGCTTCGGGCTCACGATGTTCGGGTACGCGATCGGGTTCATCCCGCCCGTCGCGACCTTCGTGCAGAACTACATCGACCTCATCCTGCTCGCCGCGGTCGGCGGCACCGCGGTCGTGACCCTCTGGCACTACCTGCGCGAGCGCTCGAAGGCGAAGAAGGCGGCCGCAGCCGGCGCCGACGTCGTCACCGACGAGGCCGAGGCCGCCCAGCTCGTGCTCGACGCCGACGTGTTCGACCGCGGCCCCAAGCACGACGAGCGCTGA
- a CDS encoding LLM class flavin-dependent oxidoreductase, which translates to MRYGFIYPGSDPELAVELAVLAERHGWHGFFVWEGIWATDPWSVLAAAAMRTTSIRLGTMLTPVPRRRPWELAGQTMTVDRLSGGRVVLSAGLGVPEDVEERFWIFEHDPGRRERAELLDESLELLPKLWRGEPFEHEGAHYTVRRTEQMLPLPPVQQPGIPIWAVGLWPRPKSMRRVARLDGWLPNFAPPGEGAAGPDAQRELFTPEIGAEAMAWLRAERERLGVADRPFDWVQEGTTAGLDAAADAAVVRPWAEAGATWWLDTDWSVPAERIEPYARERVAAGPPAIEG; encoded by the coding sequence ATGCGATACGGGTTCATCTATCCGGGTTCCGATCCCGAGCTCGCGGTCGAACTGGCGGTGCTCGCCGAGCGACACGGGTGGCACGGCTTCTTCGTCTGGGAGGGAATCTGGGCGACCGACCCGTGGTCGGTGCTCGCGGCGGCGGCGATGCGCACGACGTCGATCCGACTCGGCACGATGCTCACGCCGGTGCCGCGGCGACGTCCGTGGGAGCTCGCCGGCCAGACGATGACGGTCGACCGCCTCTCGGGCGGTCGGGTCGTCCTGTCGGCGGGGCTCGGCGTGCCCGAGGACGTCGAGGAGCGGTTCTGGATCTTCGAGCACGATCCCGGTCGACGCGAGCGCGCCGAACTGCTCGACGAGTCGCTCGAGCTGCTTCCGAAGCTGTGGCGCGGCGAGCCGTTCGAGCACGAGGGTGCGCACTACACGGTGCGGCGCACCGAGCAGATGCTGCCCCTGCCGCCCGTGCAGCAGCCCGGCATCCCGATCTGGGCGGTCGGACTGTGGCCCCGACCGAAGTCGATGCGTCGCGTCGCACGACTCGACGGCTGGCTGCCGAACTTCGCGCCGCCCGGCGAGGGCGCTGCCGGTCCCGATGCGCAACGAGAATTGTTCACCCCCGAGATCGGCGCCGAGGCGATGGCGTGGCTGCGCGCCGAGCGCGAGCGGCTGGGCGTCGCCGACCGCCCGTTCGACTGGGTGCAGGAGGGCACGACCGCCGGGCTCGACGCTGCCGCCGATGCAGCCGTCGTGCGGCCGTGGGCAGAGGCCGGTGCCACCTGGTGGCTCGACACGGACTGGTCGGTCCCGGCCGAGCGCATCGAGCCGTATGCGCGCGAGCGCGTGGCGGCCGGGCCGCCCGCCATCGAGGGCTGA
- a CDS encoding response regulator transcription factor: MHNRLRAERARGDLDVLSRAGLDLDDFIAEATETVGRATPWVGACVGTHDPSTMMLTSARKYGSLVANNEHDRLFGLLEYGAEEPSSFRALARSESRAIGMHASDDLDVERSERTNRLMRPIYGFGDEARLVFRDGAGVWGCLAMFRGSDDATFSREEIDFLGTLSESFARGVRAGMLTRLASSPAAETDVCGPAVVIVGADDAVSQISLGAEERLAQLATTAHSGDPLSLVTALVGAARRMLAVPGSPIPRARVRTAAGTWLVLHASPLSGPDGAAGDVVITIEEARPPEIVALVVAAFGLTPRERDVTRLVLQGVETKEIAATMHVSAYTVQDHLKSVFEKAGVRSRRELISRIYFDQYVPRMGSEVAPSGWYAG, from the coding sequence ATGCACAACCGGTTGCGCGCCGAACGCGCCCGCGGCGATCTCGACGTGCTCTCGCGCGCCGGGCTCGATCTCGACGACTTCATCGCCGAGGCGACCGAGACCGTCGGGCGGGCCACGCCGTGGGTCGGGGCCTGCGTCGGCACGCACGATCCGTCGACCATGATGCTCACGAGCGCCCGCAAGTACGGCTCGCTCGTCGCGAACAACGAGCACGACAGGCTCTTCGGCCTGCTCGAGTACGGCGCGGAGGAGCCGAGCTCGTTCCGCGCACTCGCGCGGTCGGAGTCGCGGGCGATCGGCATGCACGCATCCGACGACCTCGACGTCGAGCGGTCCGAGCGCACGAACCGGCTGATGCGGCCGATCTACGGGTTCGGCGACGAGGCCCGCCTCGTGTTCCGCGACGGCGCCGGGGTCTGGGGCTGTCTCGCGATGTTCCGCGGCTCCGACGACGCGACGTTCTCGCGCGAGGAGATCGACTTCCTCGGCACGCTCTCGGAGTCGTTCGCGCGTGGGGTGCGCGCGGGCATGCTGACGCGGCTCGCGTCGTCACCCGCCGCCGAGACCGACGTGTGCGGGCCGGCGGTCGTCATCGTCGGTGCCGACGACGCGGTGTCGCAGATCAGCCTCGGCGCCGAGGAACGGCTCGCTCAGCTCGCGACGACCGCGCACAGCGGCGACCCCCTGAGCCTCGTGACCGCGCTCGTCGGTGCTGCGCGCCGCATGCTCGCCGTGCCCGGTTCGCCCATTCCGCGGGCGCGCGTGCGCACGGCGGCGGGCACCTGGCTCGTGCTGCACGCCTCGCCGCTGTCGGGACCCGACGGTGCCGCGGGCGACGTCGTCATCACGATCGAGGAGGCACGCCCGCCAGAGATCGTCGCGCTCGTCGTCGCGGCCTTCGGGCTCACGCCGCGCGAGCGCGACGTCACGCGGCTCGTGCTGCAGGGCGTCGAGACGAAGGAGATCGCGGCGACGATGCACGTCTCGGCCTACACCGTGCAGGACCACCTGAAGTCGGTCTTCGAGAAGGCGGGCGTGCGCAGCCGTCGCGAGCTCATCTCGCGCATCTACTTCGACCAGTACGTGCCGCGGATGGGTTCCGAGGTCGCGCCGAGCGGCTGGTACGCAGGCTGA
- a CDS encoding LysR family transcriptional regulator — protein MDIEVRHLRVLAALDEERSFTAAAARLGLSQAAVSRAIAALEHELGTPLVHRTTRRVEPTAAGAAFAGTARRVMSELDRAVAELRGERAQVRLGYSWAALGAHTTGVLRAWNRANPDEPLRLSRVNRRDAGLADGRVDLAVIRGDVRVPDVVDEVVGHERRYVAMAVDHPLADRSRVALADLTPFVVAVDRYTGTTTTSLWSDAGLEPPRITDTTDFEDWLDLIAAGDVIGVTAAATTQQYPRPGLVFAEVADAPPIEVHLAWHRAWRHPATTRLARAIREAYATDPAR, from the coding sequence ATGGATATCGAGGTCCGCCATCTCCGGGTGCTCGCCGCGCTCGACGAGGAGCGATCGTTCACCGCGGCGGCCGCTCGCCTCGGTCTCTCGCAGGCCGCGGTCTCACGGGCGATCGCCGCGCTCGAGCACGAGCTCGGCACCCCGCTCGTGCACCGCACCACGCGTCGTGTCGAGCCGACCGCAGCCGGCGCCGCCTTCGCCGGTACGGCGCGCCGGGTGATGTCGGAGCTCGATCGCGCCGTCGCCGAGCTGCGCGGCGAACGAGCCCAGGTGCGGCTCGGCTACTCGTGGGCGGCCCTCGGGGCGCACACCACGGGCGTGCTCCGTGCCTGGAACCGTGCGAATCCCGACGAGCCGCTGCGGCTCAGCCGGGTCAATCGTCGCGATGCCGGCCTCGCCGACGGTCGCGTCGACCTCGCGGTCATCCGGGGCGACGTGCGCGTGCCCGACGTCGTCGACGAGGTGGTCGGCCACGAGCGCCGCTACGTCGCCATGGCGGTCGACCACCCGCTCGCCGACCGGAGCCGCGTGGCCCTGGCCGACCTCACCCCGTTCGTGGTCGCCGTCGACCGCTACACGGGCACCACGACGACGTCGCTGTGGTCCGATGCGGGGCTCGAGCCGCCCCGCATCACCGACACGACCGACTTCGAGGACTGGCTCGACCTCATCGCGGCGGGCGACGTCATCGGCGTCACCGCTGCGGCGACGACGCAGCAGTACCCTCGGCCCGGGCTCGTCTTCGCCGAGGTCGCCGACGCACCGCCGATCGAGGTGCACCTCGCGTGGCACCGCGCGTGGCGGCATCCGGCGACGACGAGGCTGGCCCGCGCCATCCGCGAGGCGTACGCGACCGATCCCGCTCGCTAA
- a CDS encoding alpha/beta hydrolase family protein: MSSRRPLAIALAVGCLVAALSGCAADPDPADGGPSAEASAPAAADAATAPQPPSEQCGDTGVDSTAMLLPVGDAQFDVGVAGSGATTVVFAHQRNQDECGFWPYASSLAEQGMQVLLVNNCGYGATECPSGANHVVDDGADAILAAADWARDQGAERVVAVGASMGGTAAIVAGGRDGADGRLDGVADLSGPISFRSYDAMDDAPGLTVPLFLAVAPDDTTVTVDELHQLADATASSDVTIVDDGVGHGWAMLTTGTAFNAFADQLTAFVTG; this comes from the coding sequence ATGTCGTCGCGCCGCCCGCTCGCCATCGCCCTCGCCGTCGGATGCCTCGTCGCCGCGCTCTCCGGATGCGCGGCCGACCCCGACCCAGCTGACGGAGGCCCCTCGGCCGAGGCATCCGCCCCGGCCGCAGCGGACGCCGCGACGGCACCGCAGCCGCCGTCGGAGCAGTGCGGCGACACCGGCGTCGACTCGACCGCGATGCTGCTGCCGGTCGGCGACGCGCAGTTCGACGTCGGAGTCGCAGGCTCTGGCGCGACGACCGTCGTCTTCGCCCACCAGCGCAATCAAGACGAGTGCGGTTTCTGGCCGTACGCCTCGAGCCTCGCCGAGCAGGGCATGCAGGTGCTGCTCGTGAACAACTGCGGCTACGGCGCGACCGAGTGCCCGAGCGGCGCGAACCACGTCGTCGACGACGGCGCCGACGCCATCCTCGCGGCGGCCGACTGGGCGCGCGACCAGGGCGCAGAACGCGTGGTGGCGGTCGGCGCCTCGATGGGCGGCACGGCGGCGATCGTCGCGGGCGGCCGCGACGGCGCCGACGGGCGCCTCGACGGCGTCGCCGACCTGTCGGGGCCGATCTCGTTCCGCAGCTACGACGCCATGGACGACGCACCGGGCCTGACGGTTCCGCTCTTCCTCGCGGTCGCACCCGATGACACGACCGTGACCGTCGACGAGCTGCACCAGCTCGCCGACGCGACGGCGTCGAGCGACGTGACGATCGTCGACGACGGCGTCGGCCACGGCTGGGCCATGCTCACCACCGGCACCGCGTTCAACGCGTTCGCCGATCAACTGACGGCGTTCGTCACCGGCTGA
- the murI gene encoding glutamate racemase, with translation MTDAPIGIFDSGVGGLTVARAVKDQLPNESILYIGDLEHSPYGPKKIADVRGYALAVLDDLVAQGVKMLVIACNTASSAMLRDARERYDVPVVEVIQPAVRRAVATTKTGRVGVIGTQGTISSRAYDDAFAAAPHLELFSQACPRFVEFVEAGVTTGDELLAVAEGYLEPLRRAEVDTLVLGCTHYPFLKGAISYVMGEDVTLVSSDVETANDVYRVLVSTGMERRGPTPPTYRYEATGQSTSAFLDLAHRLIAPEIPSVELVQTGVITLPDRAALRQENNA, from the coding sequence GTGACGGACGCACCGATCGGGATCTTCGACTCCGGGGTCGGCGGTCTCACCGTCGCCCGCGCGGTGAAAGACCAATTGCCGAACGAGTCGATCCTCTACATCGGCGACCTCGAGCACTCGCCGTACGGGCCGAAGAAGATCGCCGACGTGCGCGGGTACGCGCTCGCCGTGCTCGACGACCTCGTCGCCCAGGGCGTCAAGATGCTCGTGATCGCGTGCAACACGGCGTCGTCGGCGATGCTGCGCGATGCGCGCGAGCGCTACGACGTGCCCGTCGTCGAGGTCATCCAGCCCGCCGTCCGCCGTGCGGTCGCGACGACGAAGACCGGCCGGGTCGGCGTCATCGGCACGCAGGGCACGATCTCGTCGCGTGCGTACGACGACGCCTTCGCAGCCGCCCCGCACCTCGAGCTCTTCTCCCAGGCGTGCCCGCGGTTCGTCGAGTTCGTCGAGGCGGGCGTCACGACGGGCGACGAGCTGCTCGCGGTCGCCGAGGGCTACCTCGAACCGCTGCGTCGCGCCGAGGTCGACACCCTCGTGCTCGGATGCACCCACTATCCGTTCCTCAAGGGCGCGATCTCGTACGTCATGGGCGAGGACGTGACGCTCGTCTCGAGCGACGTCGAGACGGCCAACGACGTCTACCGGGTGCTCGTCTCGACGGGCATGGAGCGCCGCGGCCCGACACCGCCGACCTACCGCTACGAGGCGACCGGGCAGTCGACGAGCGCCTTCCTCGATCTCGCACACCGATTGATCGCCCCCGAGATCCCGAGCGTCGAGCTCGTGCAGACGGGCGTCATCACCCTTCCCGACCGTGCCGCACTGCGACAGGAGAACAACGCATGA
- the rph gene encoding ribonuclease PH: protein MTEASATPIVRADGRTPDQLREVTIERGWSAHAEGSALISFGGTKVLCTASFTNGVPRWLNGKGTGWVTAEYAMLPRSTNTRNDRESVKGRIGGRTHEISRLIGRSLRAVIDTKALGENTIVIDCDVLQADGGTRTAAITGAYVALADAIEWARGKKFIGQKSTPLIDTVSAVSVGIIDGTPMLDLAYVEDVRAETDMNVVATGRGLFVEVQGTAEGAPFDRRELDSLLDLALAGNASLAELQRAALAVAAGE, encoded by the coding sequence ATGACCGAGGCATCCGCCACCCCGATCGTCCGCGCCGACGGACGCACCCCCGACCAACTGCGCGAGGTGACCATCGAACGGGGCTGGAGCGCGCACGCCGAGGGCAGCGCGCTCATCTCGTTCGGCGGCACCAAGGTGCTCTGCACGGCGAGCTTCACGAACGGCGTGCCGCGCTGGCTGAACGGCAAGGGCACGGGCTGGGTCACCGCCGAGTATGCGATGCTGCCGCGCTCGACGAACACGCGCAACGACCGCGAGAGCGTGAAGGGCCGCATCGGGGGGCGCACGCACGAGATCAGCCGCCTCATCGGCCGCAGCTTGCGCGCCGTGATCGACACCAAGGCGCTCGGCGAGAACACGATCGTCATCGACTGCGACGTGCTGCAGGCCGACGGCGGCACCCGCACGGCCGCGATCACGGGCGCGTACGTCGCGCTCGCCGACGCGATCGAGTGGGCACGCGGCAAGAAGTTCATCGGCCAGAAGTCGACGCCGCTCATCGACACCGTCTCGGCCGTGTCGGTCGGCATCATCGACGGCACGCCCATGCTCGACCTCGCGTACGTCGAGGACGTGCGCGCCGAGACCGACATGAACGTCGTCGCCACCGGTCGCGGGCTCTTCGTCGAGGTGCAGGGCACCGCCGAGGGCGCGCCGTTCGACCGCCGCGAACTCGACTCGCTGCTCGACCTCGCGCTCGCCGGCAACGCGTCGCTCGCCGAGTTGCAGCGTGCGGCCCTCGCCGTGGCGGCGGGGGAGTGA
- a CDS encoding FAD-binding oxidoreductase — MTTTIRSEPVDDRGDLVHADDPTAQLCLAFVRLEHDIVGRGLSLTTLRSLRVRNASAEPDADLLGILAERLGPATRGVVVEVVADDPGRSAGMLVRLEATVAAPEPRHHEGTSMNPTLTTLTALRELEHVLLPDDAGYADACRPWNLAVAQRPAAVAVPQSTAEVVSAVVAARADGLRIAPQSTGHAASAIADAPFDDLLLLRLHELTGVEIDPAARIARIAGGALWQDVVAAAAPHGLTALHGSAGDVAVAGYVLGGGLSFYGRAHGLAASSVRAIELVTADGELVRASADEHTALFWALRGGGGGLGVVVAIELDLLPVADVVAGMLLWDLSAAPVVVRAWAEWTGTLPESVTTALRLMRFPPLPELPPFLSGRELVVIDGALLEGDERAAELLAPLRALAPELDTFGRMPSAGLLAVHMDPPAPTPGVSDHVMLAGLPQSAIDALLAAAGPGVATPLMAAELRHLGGALARPHDGALSHLDGEYALFAVSAAPTPELAALGERATAQVADALRPWSTGAAFPNFAERATPSASFFSTAALERLRHVHDLYDPRGAWVASHTVDGD; from the coding sequence GTGACCACCACCATCCGCTCCGAACCCGTCGACGACCGCGGCGACCTCGTGCACGCCGACGATCCGACCGCGCAGCTGTGCCTCGCGTTCGTGCGTCTCGAGCACGACATCGTCGGCCGCGGCCTGTCGCTCACGACGCTGCGGAGCCTCCGGGTGCGTAACGCGTCGGCGGAGCCCGACGCCGATCTCCTGGGCATCCTCGCCGAACGACTCGGCCCGGCCACGCGCGGCGTCGTCGTCGAGGTCGTCGCCGACGACCCCGGTCGATCCGCCGGCATGCTCGTGCGACTCGAGGCCACGGTGGCCGCACCTGAACCGCGCCATCACGAAGGAACCAGCATGAACCCGACCCTGACCACCCTCACCGCGCTGCGGGAACTCGAGCACGTCCTCCTGCCCGATGACGCGGGCTACGCGGATGCATGCCGTCCGTGGAACCTCGCGGTCGCCCAGCGCCCGGCGGCCGTCGCCGTGCCGCAGAGCACCGCCGAGGTCGTGAGCGCCGTCGTCGCGGCACGTGCCGACGGGCTGCGCATCGCGCCGCAGAGCACCGGCCACGCGGCATCCGCCATCGCCGATGCACCCTTCGACGACCTGCTCCTCCTGCGCCTGCACGAGCTCACGGGCGTCGAGATCGATCCGGCGGCGCGCATCGCGCGCATCGCGGGCGGCGCGCTCTGGCAGGACGTCGTCGCGGCCGCCGCGCCGCACGGGCTGACGGCGTTGCACGGCAGCGCCGGTGACGTCGCGGTCGCGGGGTACGTGCTCGGCGGCGGCCTCTCGTTCTACGGTCGCGCGCACGGCCTCGCCGCATCGTCGGTGCGGGCGATCGAGCTCGTCACCGCCGACGGCGAGCTGGTCCGCGCGAGCGCCGACGAGCACACCGCACTCTTCTGGGCGCTGCGGGGCGGTGGCGGCGGGCTCGGCGTCGTGGTCGCGATCGAGCTCGACCTGCTGCCGGTCGCCGACGTCGTCGCGGGGATGCTGCTCTGGGACCTCTCCGCGGCACCCGTCGTCGTCCGCGCGTGGGCGGAGTGGACGGGCACGCTGCCCGAGTCGGTCACGACGGCGCTGCGCCTCATGCGGTTCCCGCCGCTGCCCGAGCTGCCGCCGTTCCTCAGCGGCCGAGAACTCGTCGTCATCGACGGCGCGCTGCTCGAGGGCGATGAGCGGGCGGCCGAACTGCTCGCGCCGCTGCGCGCCCTCGCGCCCGAGCTCGACACGTTCGGCCGCATGCCGTCGGCCGGGCTGCTCGCCGTGCACATGGACCCGCCGGCCCCGACCCCCGGCGTCTCCGACCACGTGATGCTGGCCGGGCTCCCGCAGTCGGCGATCGACGCGCTGCTCGCCGCAGCCGGCCCCGGCGTCGCGACCCCGCTCATGGCCGCAGAGCTCCGACACCTCGGCGGGGCGCTCGCCCGCCCGCACGACGGTGCGCTCTCGCACCTCGACGGCGAGTACGCGCTGTTCGCCGTCTCAGCGGCACCGACCCCCGAGCTCGCGGCGCTCGGCGAGCGCGCGACCGCCCAGGTCGCCGACGCGTTGCGTCCCTGGTCGACCGGTGCGGCGTTCCCGAACTTCGCCGAGCGCGCGACGCCGAGCGCGTCGTTCTTCTCGACCGCCGCACTCGAACGTCTCCGGCACGTGCACGACCTCTACGACCCGCGCGGCGCCTGGGTCGCCTCGCACACCGTCGACGGCGACTGA